The following nucleotide sequence is from Candidatus Methylomirabilota bacterium.
CCTTCTGAGCGGGCGAGCCGAACATCACGGTGTGGCTGGCGCAGAGGGAGTTATGCGCCCACATGGTGATCCCCACCGAGGCGTCGCCGCGGTTCAGCTCCTCGACGACCAGCGCGTAGGCGACGCAGTCGAGACCGGCCCCGCCGTACTCCGGAGGCACCAGCGCGCCCAGGAAGCCCAGCGCACCCAGCTTGCGCACGATCTCCCAGGGAAACTCGTGATGCTCGTCGTAGGGCGAGATCTTGTCGCCCAGCTCGCTGTCGGCGAACTGCCGGGCGACGTCGCGGATGTCCTTCTGCTCCGGGGTCAGCTCGAAGTCCACGACCGGAACTCCCGTCAGGCCGAGCGCCGCTTGGCCCCGGCGCCGGGCCGGCCCTTCTTCAGGTGCTTGAAGAACTCGATCTGGCGCAGGCGCTTCTTGATCATGGGCCTTCCCTCACTTCAGCGCGTTCTCGCGGACGAAACGGACGATATCCTGGGTCGAGGTCCCGGGGCCGAACAGCTCCTTGACGCCCAGCGCCTTCAGCGCCGCCGCGTCCTCGGGCGGGATGATGCCGCCGCCGAAGACGACGATGTCCTCCGCGTCCTTTTCCTTCAGCAGCTCCAGCAGCCGCTTGAACAGGTAGTTGTGGGCGCCGGACAGCACGCTGAGGCCGATGGCATCGGCGTCCTCCTGGACCGCTGTGGCGACGATCTGCTCGGGCGTCTGGTGCAGGCCCGTGTAGATGACCTCGAAGCCGGCGTCGCGCAGCGCCCGCGCGACGATCTTGGCCCCGCGGTCGTGGCCGTCCAACCCG
It contains:
- a CDS encoding cobalamin B12-binding domain-containing protein, which translates into the protein MTERKIRVIVAKPGLDGHDRGAKIVARALRDAGFEVIYTGLHQTPEQIVATAVQEDADAIGLSVLSGAHNYLFKRLLELLKEKDAEDIVVFGGGIIPPEDAAALKALGVKELFGPGTSTQDIVRFVRENALK